Part of the Citrus sinensis cultivar Valencia sweet orange chromosome 2, DVS_A1.0, whole genome shotgun sequence genome, TCACTCCAATCaaaccatcatcatcatcagcgACTGCATCAAAATCATTTACCAGCTTCCTCTTATAACTCTTCTTCTCAACaacttcttcctcttcttcttcgtcaCTCAAAGCCAACAACCTCCTTCTCTTCACAGCCGCAGGGGCCGGTGGGGGCGAAACGGAAGAACCCTTGCGTGGGCTGTGTTTGATTTGGGTTTTTCGGAACTTTTCGCGCTCTATACGGAGTTTGGTGACGGAGCCCTCGATCCGGCCTTGAAGGCGGAGGCGCGAGAAGCTGAGACCACCCATGGACCAGTGAGCTTCGTTGGCCCAGGAGAGAAATGGGTCCATGACGGACACTGGCGGATCAACACGCTCTGGGTTCAGCTTGGTGTCGGTGAAGATGCGGGGCCGTGGGAGGCTGCTGCCGTAGAACTTGCCTGGCCCCAAAGGTACGCGTGCCACCATGCCTGCGGAATCTAATTTGGGcttctcaatttttttggcttgatTGAGGGATTTTAACAAACAACTGGTGTATGCAGTGAAAATGGGTGATTTGGTGACCGATGAGCCGTTGCTTAAGGCGGCCGCAGTGATGGGCGAATTTGGTATGTTGCATTGTTATATAGAGGGAGAGAGTGGCGGGAAGAATTGGCGCCTAAAGTTGGCGCCATGAATTTTACATGTTTTGGTGATCGCTGATTCCGCGCTTCACGTTTTTGTGTGTGCGTTTCTGATGCTTCGATTGGATTGGCTAATTCAATGTGCCAGCTCAGGATTTGCTGGAAAATAAAGTTGCTTGTAACTGTCCTTTTTTTCGAGTGATTCTTATATGCCGATAGGACACTTTTGGGTGCTTTTGTAGCACAGCTCTTTTTTGATTTGTCTATAATTTAAtgacaatttgaattttagagctttttaaaaaatatataaatattttttttttcagaatttcacctaaaattaataattttttttatttatccacCGTGGTCTtaactcaattaaaattttactggcatcatatgattaaaattgtcattttacttTAACAATAAAGAACCAAGTTGTTCAAACACattgaaattaagaaaaaaaaaaagcaaaaagtgGTCCAGTAGTATAGCAAGCACGccattgtttattctcacctTCATTACCCACCACTGTGCATGAAGAAGCTTAAAAGtcccaccattttttttttccaatttccatccattttcatcaataaaataagCTTGAGTATCGAAGCTTTTGTCCATTCGAAGATTTGGAGATTTTTAAGAAATCCACTAATCGTTTACGAGCCTTGATGTTTCGATtttgttgatgcgagattctggtgtctgctcgtccacgaccaggatctctcctcaACTCCTGAACTCACGACCAACCGAGGATACTTCTCGTAACCCTTCTAACTGAGCAGAGCAATGCCTCGTATGACTTCTACTTAGCAGACTCATGCGCACACAGAAACTGGTCAGAGCACGCTGGGAATTTTCCCGGCATAAACTCTCTGACACTTAAGTCAGAAatttaagtttacttttttGGGAAACTCGGCCACTGATCTCCTGGCTCTTTAATGGTCTCTTAGGCAATAAACTAACTATGAATTTTCCTCTCGTTTCTCAGTAAAATGCTTTTTTCTTTAGGTTCTAATGTAAAAGTgtctaacccttttaccttcgttgattatctttttataGCCTTCCTACGAATCCGGCCCCCCACGATCCACGTCTATCACTTCCCCCAGCTCACGGAAGTGGATGCTTGAATGTCGTAGTTGCGGCTGGGTGGGtttcgtgcctagattctcgaaTAGGAGTGCACGTCTCGTTAACCGCTATAGACTGGGTTTGCCGACCTTGATCCCCAGCTGGAAAGGCTCTCGGCTCCTAGCAGGAACCCTGCTCGAACTATGGTCAAGAAGAGGACGTCCTCGAGATCAAGCAGTGAATTCCTGCTCTTGGATATCTGCTACCAGACTTCACCTATCTGCTCACTTACAAGGAGACCGGCTTATCGTTTAGGGTATGGCTGGTCCGCGAGAAATGCACCCTCAAACACCAGTCCCCTAATTTCTGGTATTGGTAATGTAATGGGCCAAtactagaaaattaataattctggCTTGCTCGGGATATGAAATGACTTCATCATTTCAAGCGGAGGAACTGCCCGCTTTTTACGCCCACCCCTCTTTTCTTGGTTGCCAACAACCGTTTTCTTTGAAGAGTCGTGTCGCAATTAATCGCGGGTGATGTGGCAGGGATCCGTCCATTCATTTGAACTTCAAACCGATGGTTATAAAACCCTTGGAATTCGTCCCGTTAAATGCCTGATAAACCAAAGGTTTAtgttgttagcctatatggctataaatattgattttgatgataacaaaccacatgtatttattaagtaaagatttatgaattgtgcttttataataagaaaatgatgttatggaattaaagtattttggactaaatgaaagtatttttaaaatctttgatagtgttcttaaatttcagatttgaacctatttaaaattatttaaatatttttgggccattctataatttcacaaagtttgggcgaagtcataatttcagaaagttgtgggattgacaaagcattattctaaaattctgaaattggacctttttGCAAACTTTCATAACGTGTTGGGCCACactatagttttataaagttttggggtcaaactgaAAATCTGGGAAAattttcactgtagcagttattTTAGCAAGCGGCAATCCGGATTCTGACAAATGGAAGTCCGGATTTTGGGCAGAATGTATCCAAATTGACAAGAAAACATTTTGGGCAGAATGTATCCAAAttataagaactcaaatccaactcattttcaatctctccaacaagcaaaaacaaaaagcacacgtgatATCTTGAGCTTTCAAACTTGCGAAATACAAACATTGaatctttttttgttcttcattttcgaatatctactcattgagtgagtttcattgtaacattcatttattcatctcaattgtaagagtttgagtgtgtgagacacttgagtgaagagattgggagataatctcttagttgtaaaggtttattgacacctcaaagtcaattgtaatcattgaagccttggaaaggcttggatagtggaatcctcaagcttggatcgcttggaggcgtggacgtaggcgggtattgc contains:
- the LOC102624865 gene encoding uncharacterized protein LOC102624865, which encodes MVARVPLGPGKFYGSSLPRPRIFTDTKLNPERVDPPVSVMDPFLSWANEAHWSMGGLSFSRLRLQGRIEGSVTKLRIEREKFRKTQIKHSPRKGSSVSPPPAPAAVKRRRLLALSDEEEEEEVVEKKSYKRKLVNDFDAVADDDDGLIGVTTRSKLLKGGDEVKEVSVSAEKTTKKAKNMMTDIRTSPRLARRGLKMK